A window of Apium graveolens cultivar Ventura chromosome 8, ASM990537v1, whole genome shotgun sequence contains these coding sequences:
- the LOC141679536 gene encoding uncharacterized protein LOC141679536 produces the protein MKVDPLLDQIKNKNCFGRCIGVMHIIEFQKRGFPHAHMLIWLHPNDRPKTTQQIDKMVSAEIPDPSIDPVGYEAIKNYMIHGPCGTDCENGCTSPITPEKRPLDEIKQYLDGRYVCASEASWRIFGFDIHSRWPSVERLPIHLPNDKHVSFKGSQNLQEVCVNAGTKKSKLEAWFDVNKIYTEAINLTYSEFPSKFTWHPQPGICKQRKRGDVIGRLVEFHSSSGELLYLCMLLLKIKGAVCFDDLKTVNDHVYNSFHDACVALVILQNDQQWHEAIAENAHTSMPPQLRAIFVNILVYSPISHPRSLWESHWGCMSDDIVLVKRHLTENLNLYLSDFEIQNYEIEKLLNDIGKSLRNFPDMPFPGDVFFPTLRID, from the exons CATGCTAATATGGCTGCATCCAAACGATCGTCCCAAGACAACTCAACAAATAGATAAAAtggtttctgcagaaattcctgACCCAAGTATTGATCCAGTGGGTTACGAAGCTATTAAGAATTACATGATCCACGGACCATGTGGCACTGACTGTG AAAATGGGTGCACATCACCAATCACTCCTGAGAAACGTCCGCTTGATGAAATCAAACAATACTTGGATGGAAGATATGTTTGTGCATCTGAAGCATCATGGAGGATATTTGGTTTTGACATCCATTCCCGTTGGCCTTCTGTTGAACGATTGCCAATACATCTACCGAATGACAAGCATGTGTCGTTTAAGGGCTCACAAAATTTACAGGAAGTTTGCGTCAATGCTGGAACAAAGAAAAGCAAATTAGAAGCATGGTTTGATGTAAATAAAATATATACAGAGGCCATAAATTTAACCTATTCAGAATTCCCAAGCAAGTTTACATGGCATCCACAACCTGGTATCTGTAAACAGAGGAAAAGAGGTGATGTCATTGGTAGGCTTGTTGAATTTCATTCATCTAGCGGTGAACTATTATATCTCTGCATGCTCCTGCTCAAGATTAAAGGTGCTGTATGTTTTGATGATTTGAAGACAGTCAATGACCATGTTTATAACTCTTTTCACGACGCCTGTGTTGCGCTGGTTATCCTCCAAAATGACCAGCAATGGCACGAAGCTATAGCTGAAAATGCGCATACATCTATGCCTCCACAGCTACGTGCCATATTTGTCAACATTTTAGTATACAGTCCAATCTCTCATCCGCGTAGCCTTTGGGAATCTCATTGGGGATGTATGTCAGATGATATTGTTCTTGTGAAGAGACACCTCACTGAGAATCTAAACCTTTATCTATCAGATTTTGAGATCCAGAATTACG AGATagagaaattgttgaatgatattGGTAAAAGCCTGAGAAACTTCCCAGATATGCCATTTCCAGGAGATGTTTTTTTTCCAACTCTGAGAATAGACTAA